In a genomic window of Nomascus leucogenys isolate Asia chromosome 4, Asia_NLE_v1, whole genome shotgun sequence:
- the MC5R gene encoding LOW QUALITY PROTEIN: melanocortin receptor 5 (The sequence of the model RefSeq protein was modified relative to this genomic sequence to represent the inferred CDS: inserted 1 base in 1 codon) has translation MNSSFHLHFLDLNLNATDGNLLGPSVQNKSSPCEDMGIAVEVFLTLGVISLLENILVIGAIVKNKNLHSPVYFFVCSLAVADMLVSMSSAWETITIYLLNNKHLVIADAFVXHIDHVFDSMTCISVVASTCSLLAIAVDRHVTIFPALRYHHIMTARRSGVIIAGIWAFCTGCVIIFIPYSESTYIILCLISMFFTMLFLLVSLYIHMFLLARTHVKQIAALPGASSARQRTRMQGMVTVTMLLGVFIVCWARFFLHRVLMLSCPQNLYCSCFMSHFNMYLILIMCNSVMDPLMYAFRSRKMRKNFKEIICCRGFRIACSFPRRD, from the exons ATGAATTCCTCATTTCACCTGCATTTCTTGGATCTCAACCTGAATGCCACAGACGGCAACCTTTTGGGACCCAGTGTCCAAAACAAGTcttcaccatgtgaagacatgggCATCGCTGTGGAGGTGTTTCTCACTCTGGGTGTCATCAGCCTCTTGGAGAACATCTTGGTCATAGGGGCCATAGTGAAGAACAAAAACCTGCACTCCCCCGTGTACTTCTTCGTGTGCAGCCTGGCAGTGGCCGACATGCTGGTGAGCATGTCCAGTGCCTGGGAGACCATCACCATCTACCTACTCAACAACAAGCACCTGGTGATAGCAGACGCCTTTG CGCACATTGACCATGTGTTTGACTCCATGACCTGCATTTCCGTGGTGGCGTCCACGTGCAGCTTGCTGGCCATTGCAGTGGATAGGCACGTCACCATCTTCCCCGCCCTGCGCTACCACCACATCATGACGGCGAGGCGCTCAGGGGTCATCATCGCCGGCATCTGGGCTTTCTGCACGGGCTGCGTCATCATCTTCATCCCGTACTCTGAATCCACCTACATCATCCTGTGCCTCATCTCCATGTTCTTCACTATGCTGTTCCTCCTGGTGTCTCTGTACATACACATGTTCCTCCTGGCGCGGACTCACGTCAAGCAGATCGCGGCTCTGCCCGGGGCCAGCTCTGCGCGGCAGAGGACCAGGATGCAGGGCATGGTCACCGTCACCATGCTGCTGGGCGTGTTTATTGTGTGCTGGGCCCGGTTCTTCCTCCATCGCGTTTTGATGCTTTCTTGCCCTCAGAACCTCTACTGCTCTTGCTTCATGTCTCACTTCAATATGTACCTCATACTCATCATGTGTAATTCCGTGATGGACCCTCTCATGTATGCCTTCCGCAGCCGAAAGATGCGGAAGAACTTTAAGGAGATTATTTGTTGCCGTGGTTTCAGAATCGCCTGCAGCTTTCCCAGAAGGGATTAA